The DNA window CCCTCTGGTCGTAACTGTGTTCACCATTCCAAGCCGCCGCATCTCTCAGCGATTCCCCATCTCCGTTCAGCTCTAAACAGCGACAAAGCTTTCTCCATGGCGTCAATCCTCCACCGTCGTCGGAATCAACGAGCTTCCGCCTCTTCAAGCCACCGTCCTCGTTACACCGCGACAGTAGCTCGCCTTCGTCGTCGAGCTCGAGCTTCGCCGTCGTCGTCTTTCTCGCAGTCTCACCTCCACCTTGGATCTTCTTCATCCTCGTCGCGAATCTCCCACCGCTCGCAAAAAAACCAAAGCTCCTTCGCTGAATCGCTCATCCTTT is part of the Brassica oleracea var. oleracea cultivar TO1000 unplaced genomic scaffold, BOL UnpScaffold01309, whole genome shotgun sequence genome and encodes:
- the LOC106321206 gene encoding uncharacterized protein LOC106321206 translates to MASILHRRRNQRASASSSHRPRYTATVARLRRRARASPSSSFSQSHLHLGSSSSSSRISHRSQKNQSSFAESLILFVHLSYLRILKLLESQEGVMDPAEMRYLEEQDCPMM